In Malassezia japonica chromosome 2, complete sequence, one DNA window encodes the following:
- the PDX3 gene encoding pyridoxal 5'-phosphate synthase (COG:H; EggNog:ENOG503NZQH; BUSCO:EOG09264ZXA) — protein sequence MLLSPGATQITSHKQYITDGMDASELESAPMAMFSKWFRQATDAGVPEPEAMTLTTVSLPNASAPASENPAVDKGGWKVDAPRPSARMVLLKRADDNGFQFFTNYESRKGNELEANPWCSLTFYWPKLCRSVRVCGRAERLSREESQAYYDSRPIGSKIGAWASPQSRALASREELTQRVEQCEKRFDVPAAAAIADAKVPIDKDLPLPPHWGGFRVVPDEVEFWTGRASRLHDRFRYARDPHSTAPLNDASSWTIERLAP from the coding sequence ATGCTTCTCTCCCCCGGCGCGACACAAATCACGTCGCACAAGCAGTACATTACCGATGGCATGGACGCCTCCGAGCTCGAGTCTGCGCCGATGGCGATGTTCTCCAAGTGGTTCCGCCaggcgaccgacgccggcgtgccCGAGCCGGAGGCCATGACGCTGACGACCGTCTCGCTCCCcaacgcctcggcgcctgcgtcggAGAACCCGGCGGTAGACAAGGGCGGCTGGAAGGtggatgcgccgcggccgagcgcgcgcatgGTCCTGCtgaagcgcgccgacgacaaCGGCTTCCAGTTCTTTACCAACTACGAGTCCCGCAAAGGcaacgagctcgaggccaaCCCCTGGTGCTCGCTCACGTTCTACTGGCCGAAGCTCTgccgctcggtgcgcgtctgcggccgtgccgagcgcctctcGCGCGAAGAGTCGCAGGCGTACTACGACTCGCGGCCGATCGGCAGCAAGATTGGCGCATGGGCCAGTCCCCAgagccgcgcgctcgcctcgcgcgaggagctcacgcagcgcgtcgagcagtgcgagaagcgcttcgacgtcccggccgccgcggcgatcgcggATGCCAAGGTGCCGATCGACAAAGacctgccgctgccgccgcatTGGGGCGGCTTCCGCGTGGTgcccgacgaggtcgagtTCTGGACGGGCCGTGCGAGCCGTCTGCACGACCGCTTCCGCTACGCGCGCGATCCCCACTCTACGGCACCGCTGAACGATGCAAGCTCCTGGACTAttgagcgccttgcgccgtAA
- a CDS encoding uncharacterized protein (EggNog:ENOG503NVEP; COG:T; TransMembrane:7 (i101-122o167-191i203-224o230-250i262-284o296-315i336-359o)), with protein sequence MTIGNPYLVEFEELPVWAQDNAYLRRGYRRPGDAPPRVPEKAPPVPEKDSGLRRRTTAAASAAPAAAPDTEPTYRHDTYYQCWRSVWDYWHNETVNIHTHMIGAVIAVFLLVLQLVDLSGLLPHGPWAPYSLLTFPVHTNVLPSTVSEDLVMRQSQTMIPPDAADQVVLTIFLVSAIICLTCSATFHTLACHSQPVAKSINRLDYVGIVVLIVGSNIPALRYGLYCHPNVHHFYLSMILLWGMLAMYTVVQPKYATPKFRPVRAGVFVALGLSGVAPILHGVYLSGRSEFVFSTLGYKYVVWSGAMYIFGTLLYVAHIPERFAPGTFDYIGASHQLFHTCVLIAAMLHLAALRHSYIFWHAVETTTGDVGREAVCRALTNWP encoded by the exons ATGACCATCGGGAACCCGTACTTGGTCGAGTTTGAAGAGCTGCCTGTGTGGG CGCAGGACAATGCGTATCTGAGGCGCGGATACCGTCGCCCTGGCGACGCACCACCGCGCGTGCCCGAAAAAGCGCCGCCTGTGCCGGAAAAAGACTcgggcctgcgccggcgcacgaccgccgcggcgtccgctgcgcctgccgcggcgcctgaCACGGAGCCGACGTACCGCCACGATACGTACTACCAGTGCTGGAGGAGTGTGTGGGACTACTGGCACAACGAGACCG tcAACATTCACACGCACATGATCGGCGCGGTGATTGCCGTGTTCCTCCTTGTGCTGCAGCTGGTCGATCTGAGCGGCCTGCTGCCTCATGGACCCTGGGCACCCTACTCGCTTCTCACGTTCCCCGTCCACACCAACGTCCTCCCGTCGACGGTTTCCGAAGACCTCGTCATGCGGCAGAGCCAGACAATGATCCCGCCCGATGCCGCGGACCAGGTCGTGCTGACGATCTTTTTGGTGTCGGCGATCATCTGCCTGACGTGCAGTGCGACGTTCCACACGCTCGCGTGCCACTCGCAGCCGGTCGCCAAGAGCATCAACCGCCTGGACTATGTGGGCATTGTCGTGCTAATTGTCGGGAGCAACATCCCTGCGCTGCGCTACGGCCTCTATTGCCATCCCAACGTGCACCACTTCTACCTCTCCATGATCCTGCTGTGGGGCATGCTCGCGATGTACACCGTCGTCCAGCCCAAGTACGCCACGCCCAAGTTCCGCCCAGTGCGTGCCGGAGTCTTTGTCGCGCTGGGCCTGAGCGGCGTTGCGCCGATCCTCCACGGCGTGTACCTCAGTGGGCGCAGTGAGTTTGTCTTTTCGACCCTTGGCTACAAGTATGTGGTATGGAGTGGCGCGATGTACATCTTTGGCACGCTGCTGTACGTGGCGCACATTCCCGAGCGCTTTGCGCCCGGGACGTTTGACTACATCGGCGCCTCGCACCAGCTCTTCCACACGTGCGTGCTGATCGCGGCGAtgctgcacctcgccgcaCTGCGCCACAGCTACATCTTCTGGCACGCGGTGGAGACGACGACCGGCGACGTTGGTCGCGAGGCCGTGTGCCGCGCACTGACCAACTGGCCATAG
- the RFC4 gene encoding replication factor C subunit 4 (COG:L; EggNog:ENOG503NUUJ; SECRETED:SignalP(1-21); TransMembrane:3 (n3-14c19/20o100-124i136-156o176-198i)), with the protein MRVWPWLVGAALLAVAADARAPDVRDVRDELARHKHLLQKEAQRPWRPADVQLPPPPTATATATPTTTPGLIPRFIGGAVVYGAQAVGYTIGTVQAVSGLVYALLASLVFNLVYILSATLYPPWAVSRNAASVVSVYLYELGAPVRYVAHAFYLLFVRWPMHALSSVMHIVYQAYVILGVAIILGALLGAFVGVLLCLENRFAGKGYQLPWVEKYRPRRLEDVVGNAQTVDRLRVIEENGNCPHLLVSGLPGIGKTTSVHCLAHALLGDAYKEAVLELNASDDRGIDVVRNKIKVFAQKKVSLPPGKHKIIILDETDSMTPGAQQALRRTMEIYANTTRFCFACNQSNKIIEPIQSRCAILRFGRVADDELLRRLVQICDAEKVEYADEGLAAIVFTAEGDMRQAVNNLQSTWTGQGFVSADNVFKVCDQPHPLVIREMLTACNKGDVDAALDKLDEVWTLGYSSLDIVTTLFRVVKTMDTLPEPVKLEYIREIGFTHMKTLEGVGTLLQLSGLVARLAQQAMNPKLFVV; encoded by the exons ATGCGGGTCTGGCCGTGGCTCGtcggtgcggcgctgctcgcggtagcggcggacgcgcggGCAcccgacgtgcgcgatgTGCGtgacgagcttgcgcggcaCAAGCATCTGCTACAgaaagaggcgcagcggccgtggcggccGGCGGATGTGCAGCTccccccgccgccgacggcgacggcgacggcgacgcctACCACCACGCCGGGCCTCATTCCCCGTTTCATCGGGGGAGCGGTCGTGTacggcgcgcaggccgtTGGCTACACCATCGGCACGGTGCAGGCCGTGTCGGGGCTCGTGtacgcgctcctcgcctcGCTCGTCTTCAATCTTGTATATATCctgagcgcgacgctctaTCCCCCCTGGGCCGTGTCGCGGAATGCGGCCTCGGTCGTGTCCGTGTACCTGTACGAGCTCGgggcgccggtgcgctaTGTCGCACACGCCTTCTACCTGCTGTTTGTGCGCTGGCCGATGCACGCGCTCTCGTCCGTGATGCATATCGTCTACCAGGCCTATGTGATCCTCGGCGTGGCCATaatcctcggcgcgctgcttggcgcCTTtgtcggcgtgctgctctGTTTGGAGAACCGCTT TGCAGGGAAAGGGTACCAGCTGCCGTGGGTGGAAAAGTACCGCCCTCGGCGGCTCGAGGACGTGGTAGGCAATGCGCAGAcggtcgaccgcctgcgtGTGATTGAAGAGAATGGCAACTGTCCGCATCTCCTGGTCTCG GGCCTGCCCGGTATCGGCAagacgacgagcgtgcactgcctggcgcacgcgctgctgggcgACGCGTACAAAGAGGCGGTACTGGAGCTGAACGCGTCCGACGACCGTGGCATCGACGTGGTGCGCAACAAAATCAAGGTCTTTGCACAGAAAAAAGtgtcgctgccgcccgGCAAGCACAAGATCATTATTCTCGACGAGACGGACAGCATGAcgcctggcgcgcagcaggctctgcggcgcacgatgGAGATCTATGCGAATACGACGCGCTTTTGCTTTGCGTGCAACCAGTCGAACAAGATTATCGAGCCGATCCAgagtcgctgcgcgatTCTGCGCTttgggcgcgtcgccgacgacgagctcctgcggcgcctcgtgcagATCTGCGACGCGGAAAAGGTCGAGTACGCAGACGAGGgcctcgcggcgatcgtcTTTACGGCCGAAGGCGACATGCGCCAGGCGGTCAACAACCTGCAGTCGACGTGGACCGGCCAGGGCTTTGTGAGCGCGGACAATGTGTTCAAGGTGTGTGACCAGCCGCACCCCCTCGTCATCCGCGAGATGCTCACGGCGTGCAACAAaggcgacgtcgacgcggcgctcgacaagctcgacgaggtaTGGACGCTCGGCTACTCCTCCCTGGACATTGTCACGACGCTCTTTCGCGTGGTCAAGACGATGGACACGCTCCCCGAGCCGGTCAAACTCGAGTACATTCGCGAGATTGGCTTCACGCACATGaagacgctcgagggcgTCGGCACCCTGCTGCAGCTGAGTGGGCTcgtggcgcgcctcgcgcagcaggccatGAACCCCAAGTTGTTTGTCGTATGA
- a CDS encoding uncharacterized protein (EggNog:ENOG503NXSA; BUSCO:EOG092608GK; COG:S): MAIFGKKRSAEKERAQQQSASSGATAPHLAANAIPANAPLSARLPGRPGFVSRIVSHTRSDSEPHDAPPLAPGAASLPKTSEGFPATQLGASPIPMLSQSLPGAQVPMRPSRDEVRPMMTGAEPPRDVDAPNAVFTHPAEGGASASPGPGAPDAAQNGGMTAPAPVPMQAAAPPTPERVRQQNVVYPWGKKQITMNPPRFLDENRRAPPGVLSPPPFPRYGHATNLATSSNNEVYIFGGLVRDSVKNDMYILKVEPVQIQRSSGVKIDVSLNATLVQTSGQAPLPRVGHAAVLVSNVFILWGGDTKIRAEDKQDEALYLLNLNNREWTRVLAGAEQGPGPVGRYGHTLSILGSNLLVFGGQVESTFFDELWRFDLNSLKETPTWQLVRPASPGPARRTGHSAVVFRERLYIFGGTDGNYHYNDTWCFDFATLTWSELKCVGYIPAPREGHSACMVDDIMYIFGGRGVDGNDLGDLASFKITSHRWFMFAHMGPAPFGRSGHTMVTAQNRILVIGGESFTGSAQDDPTSLHVLDTTKIKYPAKTERSGGSISKSSAQDAPAPAPVPAPAPAPASAPAPAEEERALDTSSTYAAAAPPAPSPYTAAQPAPTPIVPPTVPTTVPSAGQAASPAAPPAAAPEFLQSAPEMSRQPPSDESVALAAPPLQSAIYLNRAQDEAPILGAPAALPPTMPPSVPPPQPPPTSGLSSAPSMPTLPSEVGERGAVLDASDAAPSREVWLSSMLALAVKQGFVLPHSADALAVEQLDTGAEGSEREAMVKSLLTLKSQVSSLRADLGEQIKGEEARVATQERARVAALQEAAYYRAKLVANESTNVDERVHIERQRVQQLEKLLTTATKENSELERKVGILADQAKLEARLRALVEDRLGETTKRAVAAEEAHIKVYDEYSALQKHSYVTESLLRDHTAQISSLSSSLAQFQAERDTLEQSVSSKSRSADTSKATLAQFQEALQAAHARNAEYERQRAEHLRQVEAQGQTVMQLRTDLQARVAELAMKNNQLEQQATVVAELESIVSNLQREAQTHRDAATGGLAQLIALQQAQGTQRDTSVDTRDVSQQHLEHVQALQDEAQAMRQLHEESRAAVNAMATSLQQATERSNQLQRTNNKLFGEVTAQRKQLAQALHELAQVKDQTQTARTSGEMHARELEEAQVKNLALRRLLAENHVEIPDDETLRRPEFLHDRQTAQLQRELQQQQDAAEQAAAELQQAHDQLERLSLQLEQTRSEARKHDASSARAELEALRHRAEDAEMRLEEANASHQERTAQLENDYLTAVQFVRNTENMLRRLKDEHLKLRQDNAELRAGLGGRAPSAAGQVDDARGAYSRAQLS, translated from the coding sequence ATGGCCATCTTTGGGAAGAAGCGGTCTGCTGagaaggagcgcgcgcagcagcagtcGGCGAGTtccggcgcgacggcgccgcacctcgCAGCGAATGCCATTCCTGCTAATGCGCCGCTgagcgcgcgcctgccCGGCCGGCCCGGGTTTGTGTCGCGTATTGTGTCGCATACGCGCTCGGATAGCGAGccgcacgatgcgccgccgctcgcgccgggcgcggctTCGCTGCCCAAGACCAGCGAGGGTTTCCCTGCGACGCAGCttggcgcgtcgccgattCCGATGCTAAGCCAGTCCCTCCCGGGCGCGCAGGTGCCGATGCGCCcctcgcgcgacgaggtgcgtcCGATGATgaccggcgccgagccgccgcgcgacgtcgacgcgcccaaTGCCGTGTTTACTCACCCCGCGGaaggcggcgcgagcgcgtcgccggggCCTGGCGCGCCCGATGCCGCGCAGAATGGAGGCATGACggccccggcgccggtgccgatgCAGGCCGCTGCCCCGCCGACAccggagcgcgtgcgccagcaAAACGTCGTGTACCCGTGGGGCAAGAAGCAGATCACCATGAACCCGCCGCGGTTCTTGGACGAgaaccgccgcgcgccgccgggcgtgcTGAGCCCGCCGCCATTCCCGCGCTACGGCCACGCGACGAACCTCGCGACAAGCAGCAACAACGAAGTGTACATCTTTGGTGGTCTCGTGCGCGACAGCGTCAAAAACGACATGTACATCCTCAAGGTGGAGCCGGTGCAGATCcagcgctcgagcggcgtcaAGATAGACGTGAGCCTCaacgcgacgctcgtgcagACCTCGGGCCAGGCGCCGCTAccgcgcgtcggccacgCCGCGGTGCTCGTCTCCAACGTGTTTATTCTCTGGGGCGGCGACACCAAgatccgcgccgaggacaagcaggacgaggcgctctaCCTCTTGAATCTCAACAACCGCGAGTGGACGCGCGTCCTggcgggcgccgagcagggGCCGGGGCCCGTCGGCCGCTACGGCCACACGCTCTCGATCCTCGGCTCAAACCTGCTAGTGTTCGGTGGCCAGGTCGAGTCGACGTTCTTTGACGAGCTCTGGCGCTTTGATCTGAACTCGCTCAAGGAGACGCCGACGTggcagctcgtgcgcccggcgtcgccgggGCCCGCACGCCGTACCGGCCACTCGGCAGTGGTcttccgcgagcgcctctaCATCTTTGGCGGTACAGACGGAAATTACCACTACAACGATACGTGGTGCTTCGACTTTGCGACACTCACCTGGAGCGAGCTCAAGTGCGTCGGCTACATtcccgcgccgcgcgagggACACTCGGCGTGCATGGTCGACGATATCATGTACATCTttggcggccgcggcgtcgacggcaacgacctcggcgacctcgcCTCGTTCAAGATCACGAGCCACCGCTGGTTCATGTTTGCGCACATGGGGCCGGCGCCGTTTGGGCGCTCGGGACACACGATGGTCACGGCGCAGAATCGCATCCTGGTGATTGGCGGCGAGTCTTTCACAGGGTCGGCACAGGACGACCCGACGAGCCTGCACGTCTTGGACACGACCAAGATCAAGTACCCGGCCAAGACAGAACGCTCGGGCGGCAGCATCTCCAAGTCGAGCGCACAGGACGCACCGGCTCCGGCTCCGGtacctgcgcctgcgcctgcgcctgcgtcggcgcctgcgcctgccgaggaggagcgtgcgctcgacacgagctcgacgtacgccgccgccgcgccgcccgcgccgtcgccgtacacggccgcgcagcccgcACCGACACCCATCGTCCCGCCCACCGTTCCGACCacggtgccgagcgcgggccaggccgcgtcgccggccgcaccgccggccgccgcgccggaaTTCCTCCAAAGTGCGCCGGAAATGTCGCGTcagccgccgagcgacgagtcggtggcgctcgccgcgccgccgctgcagtCGGCCATCTACCTGAACCGTGCACaagacgaggcgccgataCTTggtgcgcctgcggcgctcccCCCCAcgatgccgccgagcgtgccgccgccacaGCCCCCCCCGACGTCCGGCCTGAGCTCTGCGCCGAGCATGCCGACGCTCCCGTCAGaagtcggcgagcgtggcgCTGTGCTCGATGCGAgcgatgctgcgccgagccgcgagGTGTGGCTTTCGTCGAtgctggcgctcgccgtgaAGCAGGGCTTTGTGCTCCCCCACagtgccgacgcgctcgctgtcgagcagctcgacacggGTGCCGAGGGctcggagcgcgaggcgatggTCAAGTCGCTGCTCACGCTCAAGAGCCAGgtctcgtcgctgcgtgccgacctcggcgagcagatCAAAGGCGAAgaggcgcgtgtcgcgaCGCAAGAacgtgcgcgcgtcgcggcgctccaagAGGCTGCGTACTACCGTGCAAAGCTCGTCGCGAACGAGTCGACGAatgtcgacgagcgcgtgcatATTGAGCGGCAGCGTGTGCAGCAGCTTGAAAAGCTGCTGACGACCGCCACCAAAGAGAACTcagagctcgagcgcaaggtcgGCATTCTCGCCGACCAGGCgaagctcgaggcgcgtctccgcgccctcgtcgaggaccgcCTGGGCGAGACGACGAAGCGTGCGGTGGCTGCCGAAGAAGCGCACATCAAGGTCTACGACGAGTACAGTGCGCTGCAGAAGCACTCGTACGTCAccgagtcgctgctgcgcgaccacACTGCGCAGATCtcctcgctctcgtcctCCCTGGCGCAGTTCcaggcggagcgcgacacgctcgagcagagTGTCTCGTCCAAGAGCCGCTCGGCAGACACCTCCAAGGCGACTCTTGCGCAGTtccaagaggcgctgcaggccgcCCACGCGCGCAATGCCGAGTacgagcggcagcgtgccgagcacctgcgccaggtcgaggcgcagggccAGACGGTGAtgcagctgcgcaccgaTCTGCAGGCGCGCGTTGCGGAGCTTGCCATGAAGAACaaccagctcgagcagcaggcgacggtcgtcgccgagctcgagtcgaTCGTGAGCaacctgcagcgcgaggcgcagacgcaccgcgacgcggcgaccggcggccttgcgcagctgattgcgctgcagcaggcgcaaggcacgcagcgcgacacgtcggtcgacacgcgcgacgtttcgcagcagcacctcgagcatGTGCAGGCCTtgcaggacgaggcgcaggcgatgcGGCAGCTGCACGAAGAgtcgcgtgcggcggtcaACGCCATGGCCACCTCCCTCCAGCAGGCGACGGAGCGCAGCAACCAGCTCCAGCGCACCAACAACAAGCTCTTTGGCGAAGTtactgcgcagcgcaagcagctcgcaCAGGCActccacgagctcgcgcaggtcaAGGACCAGACGCAAACCGCGCGCACCAGCGGCGAAATGCACGCACGCGAGCTGGAGGAGGCGCAGGTGAAgaacctcgcgctgcggcgcctcctcgccgagaaCCACGTCGAGATCCCTGacgacgagacgctgcggcgccccGAGTTCTTGCACGATCGCCAgaccgcgcagctccagcgcgagctgcagcagcagcaggacGCTGCggagcaggccgccgccgagctgcagcaggcgcacgaccagctcgagcgcctcagcctgcagctcgagcagacgcgcagcgaggcgcggaAACACGatgcgtcgagcgcgcgggcggagctcgaggcgctgcggcaccgtgccgaggacgccgagatgcgcctcgaggaggcgaACGCGTCGCACCAGGAGCGCACCGCACAGCTCGAGAACGACTACCTCACCGCGGTGCAGTTTGTCCGGAACACCGAAAACATGCTCCGCCGCCTCAAGGACGAGCACTTGAAGCTGCGTCAGGATAATGCTGAGCTTCGTGCAGGtctcggcgggcgcgcaccgtcggCGGCAGGCCAGGTCGATGacgcgcggggcgcgtACAGTCGGGCGCAACTCTCATAG
- a CDS encoding uncharacterized protein (EggNog:ENOG503P4UR; TransMembrane:1 (i197-215o)), whose amino-acid sequence MPAQDIGARRVAAASDAPYASRAAAATPTLAARADDNNDDTLPAGGLTVTKPPQNAGESYYKIAPHVSVTFGWSYTSLKTTPSQLFVVASCSQNGYTYPIAPSPSGIPGTATDVTWYPYGYHMSAQGNGQPDLAAAKYRLLIYDEQGPSAAAKGGRFAPNNGVEFAMYYPQAYTPLSEWTCGSCNGASSLSPRSSALVAWAMTLLTGVLAALALWPA is encoded by the exons aTGCCGGCTCAGGATATCGGCGCgagacgcgtcgcggccgcgtcggaTGCGCCCtatgcgtcgcgcgccgcggccgcaaCACCGACacttgccgcgcgcgcggacgACAACAATGACGATACGCTGCCTGCAGGTGGTCTCACGGTGACCAAACCGCCGCAGAACGCGGGCGAGTCGTACTACAAGATTGCGCCGCACGTCTCGGTCACGTTCGGGTGGTCGTACACGTCGCTCAAGACGACGCCTTCGCAGCTGTTTGTGGTCGCATCTTGCTCGCAGAACGGATACACGTATCCTattgcgccgtcgccgtcggGCATCCCGGGCACGGCGACCGACGTGACGTGGTACCCGTACGGCTACCACATGAGCGCGCAAGGCAACGGGCAGCCAGACCTCGCTGCTGCCAAGTACCGCCTGTTGATCTACGACGAACAAGGGCCGTCTGCCGCTGCCAAAGGCGGGCGTTTCGCGCCGAACAATGGCGTGGAGTTTGCCATGTACTATCCCCAGGCTTATACCCCTCTGTCTG AATGGACGTGCGGATCATGCAACGGTGCATCGTCCCTCTCTCCGCGATCGTCTGCGCTCGTTGCGTGGGCGATGACGCTGCTCACCGGcgtcctcgcggcgctcgcgctgtgGCCGGCGTAG